TTGGAATATTCACTATTTATTTAAGGACGGTCCTTAAATAAATATTAAGGTTTACATCCTCAAATTTGCTTGGTGAAGAGTGCGGGATAAGGGATTTAAAGTTAACCCTAGAGCTTCCAGTGTAAAAGCTCCAAGCAGTAAACTGTCTCCCTTTTTTCCGAATAAAATAGGTGCAGCTGACTCCTTTCCTTCAAATTCATACATTGCACTTCCCACTTTACGTTTAATAGTAGAACCATCCGCTAGCGAAAATTCCTCTTCTCTTTGTGGTTTAATTCCAATGCGTTTTAAAATACTGGCTGGAACTACAGTATAAGTTGCTCCGCTGTCGACCAAGAATCTGCCTTGATATTCCCTCTCTGGGTTTTGTGGATTTTTAATTTTTAGTCTAACATTTGTCATTCCCATGGTGAAATACAGTATATCACATTGAAATTGTTAATTTATTTTAAAACCGGGTTTTAAAATACTTGTCCAGGATTTGTTTGGCGATGGGGGCAGCGTCATCTGATCCAGCTCCTCCACCTTCCAATAAAACCGTGACTACTATTTCTGGATTAGAAGCTGGTGCAAAAACTGTAAACCAAGCGTGGGTTTTATCTTTGTTTCCAAATTCCGCCGTTCCGGTTTTGCAAGCAACTTTAACTTTGTAATTAAAAAACGGGTAACCGGTTCCTCCAGGTTCACAAGCTTTAGTCATGCCAGCTGTAATTAGATCTATAGTCTTTGGTGCAAGCTTTAAGTCAGTGCAATCTGGCTTAGCTTTGGTAAGGAGCGGTTTACAGAGTTTACCTTGGCTTGCTATCACAGAGGTAAAAAGATTTACCTGAATTGGAGTAGTTAAAATATCTCCCTGCCCTATTGCAGTAATATATGTATCGCCCAAGTACCAGCGGTCTTTTTTTGTGCTTAGTTTCCACTCAGGATCTGGCATACGACCAGGCAGTTCACCAGGAAGCGCGATGCCTGTAAGCTGACCAAGACCAAAGAGCTTAGCATAGGTGACAAGCTCTTCAATTCCAGTTACACCTCCTAGTTCATAAAAATATGTATCAACAGAGCGTGCCAAAGCTTTTACTATATCTACTTCTCCTTCCGTACGACCATACTGAGTAAAATACCAGTTGCGGTAGATAAATCTGCCGATCTGGATAAAGCCATTGTCAGTAAATATTGTGTCCGCGTTTATGGCGCCACCTTCAAGACCTGCCGTGGCAGTAATTATCTTGAAGGTAGAGCCCGGTGGATAAAGACCTCCCACTGCACGATTGAACAAGGGACGCCGATTGCTTTCAAAATATGAATTGATTAAAGTTACATTACTACGATCAACAAATGTATTGGGATCAAAACTAGGATTAGAATATATTACAAGAACTTCACCAGTAGTTGGTATGGTAACAATCACGGCGCCTGGTTTATCTCCTATGGCTTCGGCCGCAACGATTTGAAGGGAAATATCTAAAGTTGTGTAAAGATTTGCTCCAGGAACTGGATCAATGCGGTCAAGTTCTTTTAAATTCTCCCCAACCGCATTGGTTTCTCTAAGCACTTTTCCCTCGTGTCCACGCAAACCATTATCATAAATCTTTTCCAATCCAGACTTGCCAATTAAACTGCCGATCTGTTTTCCAGATTCTACCTCGTCAATATCTACTTCACCTACATAACCAATACTGTGCGCAAATGTTGAGCTATATGGATAATAGCGAGTGACAAATTCCTCGATTCCCTCACTCTCATCTGCAGCTTCAAGTTTAATATATTCTTCCTGTGTATAATACACATACGACTGACCCTTCTCTTTTGACCAGCTACCACGCCTATAAATAGGCTTATTAAGAGTAAGCTCCTCATTGTTCCGATCATAAATAACACCCCGCTCGGCCCAGATTATTTCTTCATTTACTCGATTGCCGTCGGCAAGGTCTTTATAGTAAGCACCCCGAACTAAGGTAACCCAAAATAGGCGTATAAATAGAATACCTAAAATAAGGGTAAACAGAATAAATAATGGAATAACGCGTGGAGCAACCATGCTTTGTTTTAAGCCGTGTTCAAAGCTGGCAACCTGCCCGTGGTGCTGTTCACTTCTTACAAAATCACTAAAACCTTTCCCGAGTCGTACAGTCATGGAACTACATTACCACAAATACAAAGGTAAGTAGCTGATAGTCAATTGATGGAGAAATTACTGCTTGCTGGTAGACCTCTACCTTATCATCAAGAAGCTGATTTATTACACCTATAAGGATACCACCAGGCAACCCCTCTGCACCGGAAGTTCCTACAAGATCGCCTATTTTTAATGTTTCTGACTGCAATATGCGAGTAAGCATTAACTTGTTATCTCCCCCTTGCAAAAGACCCAGTGCCCCACTTTGAGTTCGCACAGGTATCTTTGATTCGGGATCTGTGAGAACTTTAATCTTTGAGGAGTGCTCCCCCACCTCCATTACAGTGCCAATTAATATTTCTTGACTAACCACAGCGCTTCCTGCTTTAACACCACTTGCCTTTCCCTGGTCAATAAACAAATAACGACTGTTTCCTACTATGCGAGCTGGTAATAATCCCAATTCTGGTGAAAGTGGAGCTTCCAATTGCATACGCAAAGCCGCGTTTTCATTTCTTAGCTTTACTATTTCAAATTTAAAGGCATATAGCTGTTCTTGCAAAGTCTGTTTTTCTTCATTGGAGAGCGTGGTTTTTTGTTTCCAGATAAAACTTCGCAAGGCATTGGCTTGAGACGAAATGGTAGAGCGAACTAGGTAGATAACAACGATGACAAGAATGGTGGAGATAATAAGATAAAGACTATTTGAGCGCAAGTTCATATTATTATTTCTCTAGTTGCATGAGGTAATCTGCTGCTTCCTGGTCATTACTGTTAATATTATTTATGACATACTCAAATTGAAGCTTAGCCAACTCTGTTTGATCAGCCTGGAGATAGAATAATCCCAAGAGAATGCGTGCGTCTCGATAATTAGATTTTAGCTCAATTGACTCCCTCAGGGTTGGAATGACCAAGTTGCTTAGCTCTCCATCTCCAGAATAAAGAAGCGCAAGATTATATAGTAACTTAGGGTCATTGGGAGATAAGTCTAAAGCTTCTTTGATTTCGGATATGGCAAGACTTAGGAGCTTTGGATCTGTTTCTGATAGAAGATAAAGCAAGCGCACACTGTCTTTGGCTAGGTTTAAGTTATTAGGAGAAATAGAGCGCGCCACAGCCTGAAAAGAAATAGCCTCAGCTTTAAGTTGAGCAGCCCGGCTAGATTCTTCTCTCTGGTAGGCACTTCGGGACAAAAGCCCCTCAGCATACGCTAGCTCACTCCAGTAGCGCGGTTCATCTGGTCTAAGACTTAAAGCTTTGGCTAATTTACGTCTACCCTCCAGTGAATATCCACTACTAACCAAATTTTGCCCTTTGGAATATAGTACATCCGCATACCAAAATCTAGCAAGTAATGTCAGCAGCAATCCTGACAGCAGCAAGATGAATATAATTAAGACCCGCCTAAGCCAGATGCTCATTCCAGGGATGTGAAGCACATTCCTGGAATGGGAACCAATAAGCACCATAAAACTTGCAGGAATAAGCCAGAAAAATATACTAATTACCACAACAGAAAAGCCAAAGAAGTTAGTAACAAGAATACTTATCCAAGAGGCAAAAAGGCCAGCTAGTAAAGAGCGAAGAGCAAAGTGTGAAGAGCTTTTTAATATAAAACACACAGAGTAAAATATGAAGATGGAAATCAGCAAAAGATAAGTTCCTAGTCCAACGTATCCTGTTGTTGCTAGGAAGTTTAAGTATTCGTTGTGTGCCTTATTGTACAAAAAATCCCACTCACTTGTTAAGTTATGTTCAACTGGTCGATATTTATAAAAAGCCCAGGCAAAAGTTTCGACACCTGTTCCAAAAAATGGGTTAGCATTTGCAGCATTTAAGGCCCCTTGCCAAACATATTTTCGAATCTGGCTCGACTCGGTACCTCCCAGACTCAACACTGTTCCTGGTCCACGATTTATGATCGTTTCGTCAATTTGGCTCGACCTATATTTGCTCACAATGCCAGGAAGAGTAAATCTGTGCAAAGGAGTGTCATTAAGCCCAGTGATAAATGATAGGAGCAAAAGAACTACGTGAAAGATAATAATGATTTTTTTTATCCTACTCTGCCTAAATATTAATAGCCAAAATGTGGCGTCGGCAATAATAAATCCTAGTAAGCCTGAGCGGGATTTAGTGTAAAGAATTGTTAAAAAAAAGATAGTAGGCAAAATATACATGAGAATAATGTGGTTGAGTTTGTTTTGAGGTTCCTTTTGTTTGTAATAATTTAGACCCAGCCCTAAAGAAAGAAAAAGCAAAATATTCATATATGCCGCCAACCAGTTTGGTTGACCAATAGATGAAAAAACACGCCGCGCCACGTCCTGCACCCAGAGATGTTTATCTATTCCAAAATGCTGTAAGACTCCGTATGTCGCAACTAAAGCTCCAGAAAAAATAGCAAGTTTTAATATCTTAAGAAGTGCTTCTTTAGTTACATTGCTAATAAACCCGTAGTACAGCAGGATAAAACTAATAACAGATAAAAGCCCCCCATGTTGCCGGGAATAATAACCCCAGATTGAGACGTGTCTGTCAATCGAAACAAAGCTTGAGATGGCTAATGTTAAAAGAAAAAGTGCAATAGGAATATCTAAAGGGCTCCTTTTAATCTGCAGCTTGCCACTTAAAATTACTTTGAGTAGCCATGTTATAAACACCACAATCGTAAGACCGTAGACTAAAAACATTTTGTTAAATTCAAATAACTCAGAAGTATAAGGTACGACCAAAACTGGCGTTGCAACCACCAGGACGTAGTAAGCGTAGATAAGTATCTTTGATGTGAGGCTAAAGCATCTCTTCATGTAGTCTCTATCTTAACATTTTTTTGAGCTGGTGTGTGCTGTATAATTGTAGGTATGTTAAAGTATATTTTTGGTGCGATGTCCCACAACTTAGCCATAGATCTAGGTACAGCAAATGTATTGGTATATGTTGAAGGTAAAGGAATAATGATTCGAGAGCCATCTGTGGTGGCTAGACATAGAAAGAGTAGAAGAGTTTTAGCTATTGGAGACGAAGCCAAGGCTATGGTTGGCAAAACTCCCAGAACAATTGAAGCATTTCGCCCCTTAAGACATGGAGTTATATCTGACTATGACGCAACTAAATTTATGTTGCAGGAATATATTAAAAAAGTTCACTATCGCCCACCCGGCACATGGCAATCATATTTACCAAACGTTCCAAGACCCAAAGTAATCGTAGCAATCCCCTCTGGAGTAACCGAGGTGGAGCGCCGCGCTGTGTGGGAAGCCTGTTTGGAATCTGGAGCGCGCGAAGCATACCTGATTGAAGAACCAATGGCTGCGGCAATTGGCGCGGGACTCCCCATAGAAAAGGCTCGTGGGTTGATGGTTATTGATATTGGAGGTGGTACAACAGAAATTGCGATTATTTCACTGGGAGGAATTGTATTAAATAGCTCAGTGAGAATTGCCGGAGACGAAATGAATGAAGCAATAATTAGCTATGTACGACTTCGACATTCATTAATAATTGGAGAAAATAGCGCGGAAGAAATTAAGATCGCCATAGGATCTGCATACCCAGACGAAGGCAAGCGGAAACATCATGTGCTTCGTGGAAGAGGTTTTGAAAGAGGTTTACCAAAGTCTGTAAAATTATCATCAGATCATGTGCGAGAGGCTTTAGATAGTGTAATAAATAAAATTATACGGAGTATCAATGAGATTGTAGAGGAGATTCCTCCAGAGTTGGTGGGAGATATTATGGAGCATGGTGTTGTTTTAACTGGTGGTGGAGGTACACTTCGGGGATTAGATAAGAGAATCTGCGAGGCAATTAGGATGCCAGTATGGGTAGAGCCCGATGCGCATACAGCAGTTGTTCGTGGAGCTGCAAAACTTCTAACTAATCCAAAACTCCTAGAAAAAGTTAGAGTAACCAGCGGTCTTCAGTAATACAAGGTTCTTGTCAAACGCCGGACGTTTGACACGACGTTTGACACTGAGGAGAGTTGAATTT
This genomic stretch from Candidatus Roizmanbacteria bacterium CG_4_9_14_0_2_um_filter_38_17 harbors:
- a CDS encoding aspartyl protease — translated: MGMTNVRLKIKNPQNPEREYQGRFLVDSGATYTVVPASILKRIGIKPQREEEFSLADGSTIKRKVGSAMYEFEGKESAAPILFGKKGDSLLLGAFTLEALGLTLNPLSRTLHQANLRM
- a CDS encoding rod shape-determining protein (functions in MreBCD complex in some organisms), encoding MLKYIFGAMSHNLAIDLGTANVLVYVEGKGIMIREPSVVARHRKSRRVLAIGDEAKAMVGKTPRTIEAFRPLRHGVISDYDATKFMLQEYIKKVHYRPPGTWQSYLPNVPRPKVIVAIPSGVTEVERRAVWEACLESGAREAYLIEEPMAAAIGAGLPIEKARGLMVIDIGGGTTEIAIISLGGIVLNSSVRIAGDEMNEAIISYVRLRHSLIIGENSAEEIKIAIGSAYPDEGKRKHHVLRGRGFERGLPKSVKLSSDHVREALDSVINKIIRSINEIVEEIPPELVGDIMEHGVVLTGGGGTLRGLDKRICEAIRMPVWVEPDAHTAVVRGAAKLLTNPKLLEKVRVTSGLQ